The sequence below is a genomic window from Silene latifolia isolate original U9 population chromosome 7, ASM4854445v1, whole genome shotgun sequence.
atgattgggcgcatgtttggtacacgagcgatttatgacagttcgtaagtttatcataaagtgatagctcaaatacttgtgtctaccccttcgttgtcatctacgcaccattatggtcgttttgacagtaattagagttcatttggagtccgggtcaaaaaccacttcattttctaataaaccgttttaaaatgccgagtcggaatattctagaatattcAAGATatctattccataatttaattttatgattttttggtaaaatatattctgaaaatcatattttacagaataaggaagtcgagatctaccgcaattacATAACAGAAAagcagaaatctttcttccgcatgaggaaacctgcgggaaaggacgcagcactttgttgcgcctcttccaagagtcgatGGGTGATGCGCCTCTTTGACTCTTTtgcgtattttcagatcttttcgagattttttCCCAAAGTTTTAGTTATTcgataattcctccgtgtgattagtataaatagggaccttcgttcctcatatttctcacgcgagtgtccgcccttgtcttctccctttgcattctaagaccatgctctaagcttattgatgtctacgtgcttgatcaatcgaccacgtatgCTCGGATTCTTCTAAGTACcggtcacgttgcatgaccgaccaatttgaccaactacagctcaattaatcaatcaatttaatctaaatcctcttgcgagggcactttcatcatacattcgagtcgagcaatcactaaacgttaacttagttaatctcgtttcgtcaaacatgtaagtctgagggtgtaaatcccatcttttattattgtattttattattatactaattaatgtaaggtttacgtcaaaaatatgcttaaGAACAATTTCttaaacccttttatcaaactgtTTTAATGGATTAACTataggcagacgtcgagaagaaatgcagaaactgctgcgcctcttcgaaaagtcgcagcatctgctgcgccacttccagaggttgccgcagttcctgcttttcttcttcttcctcgcctctctatttattcgtcttttttttttggtgtaatgtgagtatattatatatcATAACAAATCAAATAATTACAAGAGGTGCTGGGATCGAATCCCACTACAAGCAAATCATATCACTCATATACTATGCAGCCAACTGAGGACAGTCTGGTCATCAACTGCCCTGCATTTCAGTTTAACTCTTCTTCTAATATCCTCCTCTATTCGAGCAGCAACTATCTCAGGTCTCAACAGCCAGTCATTAATCCTGGCACTATTTCTTTGATACCAAATAGAATAATTAAAGGCCTTGAACATGGCAACCTTGATCTTCCACTGCATACTATTCCTGCTGCCTTCAATCAAATTGTTCACAGTAGGGAACGAGCCACCATACCATTGTACCAGATGGACTGAACTCTGACAGTATACTCACAGGTTGTGAACAGATGCTCCACAGTTTCAGGCTGCCTTTGACACAGTATACACAAATCATCTGCACAGCAACCAAACCTGAATAATTTACTCTTCACATTCATTCCATCCTGCATTCTGAGCCAGATAATCATAGAGTGTTTTGGAATGTTCCAATTGTTCCACACAAGAGCAGTCCAGTCAGGGGTAACATAAGCAGAAGAAAGccagtcatatccacccttgatAGAGTATCCTTTAGGACTCATGGTCCAGATGCTGTCAGTATACCCATTTTTGAGCTTATCTTTCACTTTACAAATATTCTTCCATACCCAGGTTGAATCATTAGGAGGTGAGTAGTTATGCCAGTCTTGATTCTTGAGATACACATCATTAATCCATTTGATCCACAGCCTATCAGCTTTGCAATAGATCCAGTTAACCAACTTGCCCAATGTGGCAATATTCCAGACATCAGCTTTCTTAATCCCCAACCCACCTTCGTTTTTATATAAAGTAACCTTATCCCAGGCTACAAGAGGAACCCTGTGGTAGTCAGGGGATCCATCCCACAGATAGTTCCTACAAATAGCCCTAATATGGTTGATGATGCTCTTAGGAATAATGAACATTTGAGCCCAATAATTCTGAAGAGTATTGAGAACAGCATTGATGAGAGTAATCCTGACAGCAAAAGAAAGCTTTTTTGCACCGAATCCTCTAATCCTAGCTACCATGTTTTCAGTTAATGCAGAGCATTCCAGCTTTGTAAGCCTACCAGCCTTAATAGGCACTCC
It includes:
- the LOC141590213 gene encoding uncharacterized protein LOC141590213, translated to MPFRYLGVPIKAGRLTKLECSALTENMVARIRGFGAKKLSFAVRITLINAVLNTLQNYWAQMFIIPKSIINHIRAICRNYLWDGSPDYHRVPLVAWDKVTLYKNEGGLGIKKADVWNIATLGKLVNWIYCKADRLWIKWINDVYLKNQDWHNYSPPNDSTWVWKNICKVKDKLKNGYTDSIWTMSPKGYSIKGGYDWLSSAYVTPDWTALVWNNWNIPKHSMIIWLRMQDGMNVKSKLFRFGCCADDLCILCQRQPETVEHLFTTCEYTVRVQSIWYNGSRNSMQWKIKVAMFKAFNYSIWYQRNSARINDWLLRPEIVAARIEEDIRRRVKLKCRAVDDQTVLSWLHSI